The following proteins come from a genomic window of unidentified bacterial endosymbiont:
- a CDS encoding exoribonuclease II, giving the protein MFQDNPLLAQLKQQMQQEIPRIQGIVKSHGKGFGFIEVEGDKSYFVPPPAMKRVLHGDHVTARLRTEKGQTTAEPEQLIETALTRFVGRVSQPMAQWSVIPDHPLLNRAIACHVSSHLTLPVEPGDWVSATLQQHPLKGDKGFHAEINEWIAHSDDNFAPWWVSLARYQLPREAPSGVEHYCLDETAPRDDLTDLPFITIDNEQTQDMDDALAVRVGAAGQWTLCIAIADPSAYIAPESALDRTAYQRGFTHYLPGLDIPMLPRELAEDRCALRAGERRPALVCQVVIEPDGSLGAGAAFSMAWICSQAKLSYEQVSDWLENQGSWQPPNPTIAEQIRLLQQVAEARSAWRQQHATIFKDRPEHRFVLDEQGSVLDIVLERRRTAHRLVEEAMIAANLCAAALLRDQLGYGIFNVHAGLERSQIEQVVALLKANEAPFSAEQLLTLAGFCELRRHLDAQPTPYLAGCLRRYQALSQFSCQPAAHFGMGCEIYATWTSPIRKYGDLVNHRLLKAVITQQPPAIRPDAALALHLNERRRQQRLAERQISDWLYARFLQQTMEQGAHQEAEIIDVTRGGLRVRLLESGAVIFLPSASLHPVRAELQCCREKASVTIKGEMAYRLGDKMTILLREVLLETRQVVASPAA; this is encoded by the coding sequence ATGTTTCAGGATAATCCCCTGCTGGCTCAGCTTAAACAGCAGATGCAACAAGAGATACCCCGGATACAAGGCATTGTTAAAAGTCATGGCAAGGGGTTTGGTTTTATTGAGGTAGAGGGTGATAAAAGCTACTTCGTCCCGCCCCCTGCCATGAAGCGGGTGCTGCATGGTGATCACGTCACCGCCCGCTTGCGGACTGAAAAGGGACAAACGACTGCCGAGCCGGAGCAGCTTATCGAGACTGCTTTGACCCGTTTTGTTGGCCGTGTTAGTCAACCAATGGCCCAGTGGTCGGTGATACCAGACCACCCGCTATTGAATCGAGCTATAGCGTGTCATGTCAGCAGTCATTTGACGCTACCCGTGGAACCGGGTGATTGGGTCAGTGCGACGTTGCAGCAACATCCTTTAAAAGGAGACAAGGGGTTTCACGCGGAAATTAACGAATGGATTGCTCACAGCGACGATAATTTTGCGCCTTGGTGGGTTTCACTGGCGCGTTATCAACTGCCTCGAGAGGCACCCAGCGGGGTAGAACACTACTGTCTTGATGAGACAGCGCCACGTGATGATTTGACCGATCTCCCTTTTATCACGATCGATAACGAGCAGACGCAAGATATGGATGATGCGCTGGCGGTACGGGTGGGTGCTGCGGGGCAGTGGACACTGTGTATCGCTATTGCTGATCCTTCAGCCTATATAGCGCCGGAGAGTGCACTGGATCGCACGGCGTATCAACGAGGGTTTACGCACTATTTGCCTGGATTGGATATCCCGATGCTACCCCGTGAGTTGGCAGAGGATCGCTGTGCCTTGCGCGCTGGAGAGCGTCGTCCAGCTTTGGTTTGTCAAGTGGTGATTGAGCCAGATGGGTCGTTGGGGGCTGGTGCCGCTTTTTCGATGGCTTGGATCTGTTCGCAGGCTAAATTAAGCTATGAACAGGTCTCTGATTGGTTAGAAAACCAGGGCTCCTGGCAGCCACCAAACCCGACGATTGCTGAGCAGATCCGTCTACTACAGCAAGTGGCTGAAGCGCGCAGCGCCTGGCGTCAACAGCATGCGACGATTTTCAAAGATCGTCCTGAGCATCGCTTTGTGCTGGATGAGCAGGGCAGCGTATTAGACATTGTTCTAGAGCGCCGTCGTACGGCACATCGCTTGGTTGAGGAGGCGATGATTGCTGCCAATCTGTGTGCTGCCGCCCTGCTGCGCGATCAGCTGGGTTATGGGATCTTTAATGTCCATGCCGGATTAGAGCGATCACAGATTGAGCAGGTGGTGGCACTCCTAAAAGCCAATGAGGCCCCCTTTAGTGCTGAGCAGCTATTAACGCTGGCGGGCTTTTGTGAGCTCCGCCGCCATCTTGATGCACAACCGACCCCCTATCTAGCGGGCTGCTTGCGTCGTTACCAAGCACTGAGCCAGTTTAGTTGCCAACCGGCGGCCCATTTTGGAATGGGGTGCGAGATCTATGCCACCTGGACCTCGCCAATCCGTAAATATGGTGATCTAGTCAATCATCGTTTGTTAAAAGCGGTGATCACCCAGCAACCTCCCGCCATACGGCCCGATGCAGCACTGGCCTTACATCTCAATGAGCGTCGTCGACAGCAGCGTTTAGCCGAGCGGCAGATCAGTGATTGGCTCTATGCCCGTTTTTTACAACAGACGATGGAACAGGGCGCTCATCAGGAAGCGGAGATTATTGATGTCACCCGCGGCGGTTTGCGAGTCCGCTTGCTGGAGAGTGGTGCTGTGATCTTTCTTCCAAGCGCCTCGCTGCATCCTGTTCGGGCAGAGCTACAGTGCTGCCGTGAGAAGGCCAGTGTGACGATTAAAGGGGAGATGGCCTACCGTTTAGGGGATAAAATGACCATCCTGTTGCGTGAGGTGTTGCTAGAAACGCGGCAGGTTGTGGCCAGTCCAGCGGCCTAG
- a CDS encoding SDR family oxidoreductase, translating into MGFLTGKRFLVTGIASNRSIATGIAQAMFRQGAELAFTYQNEKLQSRVAAVAAECNSQLLFPCEVADDASITRLFDTLEHAWSTFDGFIHAIAYAPSEQLEGNYLEAVNREGFRIAHDISAYSFAALAKGCHQLLTPQAALLTLSYLGAERAIPHYNVMGLAKASLEANVRYLASALGSRGVRVNGISAGPVRTLAASGIKDFKKMLAYFEAVAPIGRTVTLEDIGNTAAFLCSDLAAGITGEIVHVDGGFSTTAMNRHDLE; encoded by the coding sequence ATGGGTTTTTTAACTGGAAAACGCTTTTTGGTTACGGGGATTGCGAGTAATCGTTCCATCGCGACGGGGATCGCACAAGCGATGTTTCGCCAGGGTGCTGAGTTAGCCTTTACTTATCAAAATGAGAAACTGCAATCACGGGTGGCGGCCGTGGCGGCTGAATGTAACAGTCAGTTACTCTTCCCCTGTGAGGTTGCTGATGATGCCAGTATCACCAGGCTATTTGACACATTAGAGCACGCCTGGTCCACTTTTGATGGTTTTATCCATGCCATTGCTTATGCCCCGAGCGAGCAATTAGAGGGTAATTATCTAGAAGCGGTGAATCGGGAGGGTTTCCGCATCGCTCATGATATCAGCGCTTATAGCTTTGCTGCGTTAGCCAAAGGCTGTCATCAGTTGTTAACACCACAGGCTGCGTTATTGACGCTCTCCTACTTAGGCGCGGAACGGGCAATCCCCCACTATAACGTGATGGGCTTAGCCAAAGCCTCTTTAGAGGCCAATGTGCGCTATCTCGCCAGCGCACTGGGGTCCCGAGGGGTCCGGGTGAATGGTATTTCAGCCGGACCAGTGCGTACTCTGGCGGCTTCTGGCATTAAAGATTTCAAAAAAATGTTGGCTTACTTTGAAGCCGTGGCACCGATTGGTCGTACCGTAACCTTGGAGGATATCGGCAATACAGCGGCTTTCCTCTGCTCTGATCTTGCAGCCGGGATCACCGGTGAAATTGTACATGTCGATGGTGGATTTAGTACTACTGCAATGAATCGACACGATTTAGAGTGA
- the asnS gene encoding asparagine--tRNA ligase, producing MKQPVTAPNSSHTPHDQSVPVVSILEGQHAIGAGVTVRGWLRTRRDSKAGFSFLALYDGSCFQSLQILVDQTLPNYQAELLRLTTGCSLSISGVVTASPGQGQSVELRAAVVTVTGWVEAPEHYPLAAKRHSMEHLREIAHLRPRTNVIGAVARVRHTLAQAIHRFFDHHGFFWVSTPIITTADCEGGGELFRVSTLDLQQLPRTADHRVDFSQDFFGQEAFLTVSGQLNAESYACALSKVYTFGPTFRAENSNTSRHLAEFWMVEPEVAFADLTTIADLAEALLKFVVTEVLKQREAEIDFFTQWLDATVRSRLEQLIDASFIQLDYREAIAILQQCGQPFEHPVAWGSDLAAEHERYLAEQHCKAPVIVKNYPKAIKAFYMRLNSDGETVAAMDVLAPGIGEIIGGSQREERLGALDQRLAALALDPSDYGWYRDLRRYGTVPHAGFGLGFERLLLYVTGLQNVRDVIPFPRTPRHAKF from the coding sequence ATGAAACAACCTGTTACAGCGCCGAACTCTAGCCATACGCCTCACGATCAGAGCGTTCCGGTGGTCTCCATACTCGAAGGCCAGCACGCGATCGGTGCTGGCGTGACGGTTCGTGGTTGGCTGCGGACCCGACGTGATTCCAAGGCTGGTTTCTCCTTTTTAGCCCTCTATGATGGCTCCTGTTTTCAATCCTTACAGATCTTAGTGGATCAAACACTGCCTAACTATCAAGCGGAACTGTTGCGTTTAACCACCGGTTGTTCCCTATCGATTAGCGGTGTTGTGACCGCTTCGCCAGGTCAGGGGCAGTCGGTAGAGTTGCGGGCTGCTGTGGTGACGGTGACTGGCTGGGTGGAAGCGCCAGAGCACTATCCGCTCGCTGCCAAACGCCATTCGATGGAGCATTTGCGCGAAATTGCTCATTTGCGGCCACGCACCAATGTCATCGGGGCCGTCGCCCGGGTACGGCACACCTTAGCTCAGGCGATCCACCGTTTTTTCGATCACCACGGGTTTTTTTGGGTCTCTACCCCCATCATTACAACGGCGGACTGTGAAGGGGGTGGGGAGCTATTTCGGGTCTCTACCCTGGATCTACAACAGTTACCGCGCACGGCAGACCATCGGGTTGATTTCAGTCAGGACTTTTTTGGTCAAGAGGCGTTTTTAACGGTGTCTGGCCAGCTCAATGCGGAGAGTTATGCCTGCGCGCTCTCTAAAGTCTATACCTTTGGACCGACGTTTCGTGCTGAGAACTCTAATACCAGCCGCCATTTAGCGGAATTTTGGATGGTAGAGCCGGAGGTCGCTTTTGCTGATTTAACCACCATCGCCGATCTAGCGGAGGCGTTGCTGAAGTTTGTCGTGACTGAAGTATTGAAGCAGCGGGAGGCCGAGATTGACTTTTTTACCCAATGGCTGGATGCAACGGTGCGGTCACGCCTGGAACAGCTGATCGACGCCTCCTTTATACAGTTGGACTATCGGGAAGCCATCGCCATTTTGCAGCAGTGTGGTCAACCTTTCGAGCATCCGGTCGCTTGGGGGAGTGATTTGGCGGCAGAGCATGAGCGTTATCTGGCGGAGCAACACTGCAAGGCACCGGTGATTGTTAAAAACTATCCCAAGGCTATTAAAGCCTTTTATATGCGGCTTAATAGCGATGGCGAGACGGTGGCGGCGATGGATGTGCTGGCCCCCGGAATCGGGGAAATTATTGGGGGCTCACAACGTGAAGAGCGTTTAGGAGCGCTTGATCAGCGCCTAGCGGCACTAGCGCTCGATCCAAGTGATTATGGTTGGTACCGTGATTTACGCCGTTATGGAACGGTGCCCCATGCCGGGTTTGGGTTAGGATTTGAACGGTTGTTACTGTACGTCACCGGTCTCCAAAATGTGCGAGATGTCATCCCCTTCCCGCGAACGCCACGTCATGCAAAATTTTAA